A single region of the Borrelia hermsii DAH genome encodes:
- a CDS encoding D-alanine--D-alanine ligase, which translates to MMKKNLMLIFGGVSFEHEISLRSAYGIYSALMKLDKYNLYPSFIDKITGIWYLLDSVPDAPELIKRDSSAIISLIPGCGIFVNDEDLEIDVVFPIVHGRTGEDGAIQGFLKMMDIPCVGAGILGSAISINKYFCKLLLKSFNIPLVPFIGFRKYDYFLDKEGIKKDIKQSLNYPVIVKPAMLGSSIGISIAYNDTQIEKCIEEAFEYDLTVVVEKFMKVREIECSVIGNEQIKIFTPGEIVVQDFVFYDYDAKYSTIPGNSVVFNIPARLDMKHLLDIKEYAFLTYKCLELRGMARIDFLIEKDTNLIYVNEINTIPGFTDISMFSKMCEHDGLDYESLVDNLVSLAFQSYAKRKERIDFKRLEN; encoded by the coding sequence TTGATGAAAAAAAATCTTATGTTAATATTTGGAGGAGTTTCTTTTGAGCATGAAATTTCTCTTAGGTCTGCTTATGGGATTTATTCAGCTCTTATGAAGCTTGATAAATATAATTTGTATCCAAGTTTTATTGATAAAATTACTGGGATTTGGTATTTATTAGATTCCGTTCCTGATGCTCCTGAATTAATTAAAAGAGATAGTTCTGCCATTATTAGTTTAATTCCTGGTTGTGGGATATTTGTAAATGATGAGGATCTTGAAATTGATGTTGTGTTTCCCATTGTTCATGGGAGAACAGGTGAGGATGGTGCTATTCAGGGATTTTTAAAAATGATGGATATTCCTTGTGTTGGTGCTGGCATTTTGGGGAGTGCTATTTCTATTAATAAGTACTTCTGTAAGCTTTTGCTTAAGAGTTTTAATATTCCATTAGTGCCCTTTATTGGGTTTAGAAAATATGATTATTTTTTAGATAAAGAAGGAATCAAAAAAGATATAAAACAAAGTTTAAATTATCCTGTAATTGTTAAGCCGGCTATGCTGGGTTCTTCAATTGGGATAAGTATTGCATATAATGATACTCAGATTGAAAAATGTATTGAAGAGGCTTTTGAGTATGATTTAACAGTTGTTGTAGAGAAGTTTATGAAGGTAAGGGAGATTGAATGTTCTGTTATTGGAAATGAGCAGATTAAAATATTTACTCCTGGTGAAATTGTTGTACAGGATTTTGTATTTTATGACTATGATGCTAAGTATTCTACTATTCCTGGAAATTCAGTTGTCTTTAATATTCCTGCTCGTCTTGACATGAAGCATTTATTAGACATTAAAGAATATGCATTCTTAACTTATAAATGTTTGGAGCTTAGGGGCATGGCAAGGATTGATTTTTTGATCGAAAAAGATACTAATTTGATTTATGTTAATGAAATAAATACAATCCCAGGATTTACAGATATTTCTATGTTTTCTAAGATGTGTGAACATGATGGACTTGATTATGAGTCTTTGGTTGATAACTTGGTAAGTTTAGCTTTTCAAAGTTATGCAAAGAGAAAGGAGAGAATTGATTTTAAACGGCTGGAGAACTAA
- a CDS encoding UDP-N-acetylmuramoyl-L-alanyl-D-glutamate--2,6-diaminopimelate ligase, translating to MNRKMLNNILSKLDKNMIKEVRGSCEVEILGLTYDSRCVLSRFVFFALPGLHFDGQKFIESAIQQGSNVIVHTNDIDSYDPNVTYIKIDACNIKRFMSNFSHIFYDEPSKKLKIIGVTGTDGKSSVCFYIYTLLKSMGVKVGFISTVFFEDGSGTLVKNPYRQSTPESTEIHLVLSKMVENNVEYAIVESTSHGLDARTSRLIDISYSVAVLTNISHEHLEFHGTMQHYLNAKLNLFSSADANGGFGIVNMDDNNFSVFLNAINRVYTYSLENKNADFFVSKINEQMGFIEFEFYHKDVKYDARVNLTGSFNVENVMAALIVVSQVMNIHISELIEKLVNVEGLCGRMQGVDFGQDFSLIIDYAHTPGAFLKIFPMFKRLAKNRLISVFGSAGERDTFKRKLQGEIADRYSDIIILCDEDPRSEDSMQIIRDIAEGISGKTLNKDLFFIPDRRSAIEKAVDIAYAGDLVVTLGKGHESSIIYEDRSIFWDEQAVIKDIILNLRDRG from the coding sequence ATGAATAGAAAAATGCTTAATAATATTTTATCTAAGTTAGATAAGAATATGATAAAAGAAGTTAGAGGGTCTTGTGAGGTAGAAATATTGGGGCTTACATATGATTCAAGATGTGTTTTATCTCGTTTTGTATTTTTTGCTCTTCCAGGACTTCATTTTGATGGTCAAAAATTTATTGAGTCAGCAATTCAACAGGGTAGCAATGTTATTGTTCATACTAATGATATTGATTCCTATGATCCCAATGTAACATACATTAAAATTGATGCTTGTAATATAAAAAGATTTATGTCGAATTTCTCTCATATTTTTTATGATGAGCCTTCAAAAAAGCTGAAAATTATTGGCGTTACAGGAACTGATGGCAAGAGTTCTGTTTGTTTTTATATCTATACTCTATTAAAATCTATGGGCGTTAAGGTTGGTTTTATCTCAACGGTATTCTTTGAAGATGGAAGTGGAACTCTAGTTAAAAATCCTTATAGACAGTCAACCCCAGAGTCAACAGAAATTCATTTAGTTTTAAGTAAAATGGTAGAGAATAATGTTGAATATGCTATTGTTGAATCGACTTCGCATGGTCTTGATGCTAGGACATCAAGACTTATTGATATTTCGTACTCTGTTGCTGTTTTAACTAATATTAGCCATGAACATCTTGAATTTCATGGTACGATGCAGCATTATTTGAATGCTAAACTTAATCTTTTCTCTTCTGCAGATGCTAATGGTGGTTTTGGTATTGTCAATATGGATGATAATAATTTTTCTGTCTTTTTAAATGCTATTAATAGGGTTTATACGTATAGTTTAGAGAACAAAAATGCTGATTTTTTTGTAAGTAAGATTAACGAACAAATGGGTTTTATTGAGTTTGAATTTTATCATAAAGATGTTAAATATGATGCTAGAGTTAATTTGACTGGTAGTTTCAATGTCGAAAATGTTATGGCAGCTTTAATTGTTGTTAGTCAAGTTATGAATATTCATATTTCAGAACTTATTGAGAAGCTTGTAAATGTTGAGGGTCTTTGCGGACGAATGCAAGGTGTTGATTTTGGGCAGGATTTTTCTTTAATCATTGATTATGCACACACACCCGGAGCTTTTCTTAAAATTTTTCCTATGTTTAAGAGACTTGCAAAGAATAGATTAATTTCGGTTTTTGGTTCTGCTGGGGAGAGGGATACTTTTAAGAGAAAGTTGCAAGGAGAAATTGCTGATAGGTATTCAGATATAATAATACTTTGTGATGAAGATCCAAGAAGTGAGGATAGTATGCAAATAATTAGAGACATTGCAGAAGGAATTTCAGGAAAAACTTTAAATAAAGATTTATTTTTCATTCCTGATCGGAGAAGCGCAATTGAAAAGGCAGTAGATATTGCATATGCTGGTGATTTGGTAGTTACTCTTGGAAAGGGTCATGAAAGCTCAATAATATATGAGGATCGAAGTATTTTTTGGGATGAGCAAGCTGTCATTAAAGATATTATTTTAAATCTGAGAGATAGGGGTTGA
- a CDS encoding hemolysin family protein gives MLELIIILTFIILSAIFSASETAYTSLSLIQLQDIKKKGKLGTVVYNLAQDPSKLVTTILIGNNIANIAASALTTKFVLDKYGNNALALSTGIITIIVLIFSEIFPKQVAILNNESIVLSTSILLKILTIIFTPAIYVINGIVKILLSLCKIKSSQKMTKDSIKNMLFLAEKLGILENDDRIFMQKMLNIGEVRASEVMTHRTEVFSLSSASKLKDKIKLIKKEGYSRIPVYKGQNREQIIGILITKDLIEISKKKLEKNIIKFVKPAVFVQQNKRIKDILDIMRQKQKIMAIVIDEYGGFSGILTIEDIVEKIFGAIFDEYDFEEKKQLITKKDENIYLISGETTFDEIEETVGIKIQHKDYINTIGGYIMDLLDKIPTSGEQVNTEHGEYLIEEIQNHKIKKITFKKFEKE, from the coding sequence ATGTTAGAATTAATAATCATATTAACATTTATAATACTATCGGCAATTTTTTCAGCATCAGAAACAGCCTACACATCATTAAGCCTAATCCAACTTCAAGACATAAAGAAAAAAGGCAAGCTAGGAACAGTAGTATACAACTTAGCCCAAGATCCATCAAAACTCGTAACAACAATTCTCATTGGGAATAATATTGCAAATATAGCAGCAAGTGCCCTTACAACAAAATTTGTTCTAGATAAATATGGAAACAATGCACTAGCATTATCAACTGGAATCATAACAATAATAGTGCTTATATTCTCAGAAATATTTCCTAAACAGGTTGCGATTTTAAATAACGAGAGCATAGTTTTATCAACCTCGATCTTACTCAAGATATTAACAATCATATTCACACCAGCAATATACGTAATTAATGGAATAGTCAAAATTTTACTAAGCCTATGCAAAATAAAATCAAGTCAAAAAATGACTAAAGATAGCATAAAAAACATGTTATTTTTAGCCGAAAAATTAGGAATATTAGAAAATGACGACAGAATATTCATGCAAAAAATGTTAAACATAGGAGAAGTCAGAGCCTCTGAAGTTATGACACACCGAACAGAAGTATTCTCACTATCAAGCGCATCAAAATTAAAAGATAAAATTAAATTAATTAAAAAAGAAGGATATTCCAGAATTCCCGTATACAAAGGTCAAAATAGAGAACAAATAATAGGAATTTTAATAACCAAAGACCTAATTGAAATAAGTAAAAAAAAACTTGAAAAAAACATTATTAAATTTGTAAAACCTGCTGTTTTTGTACAGCAAAACAAGAGGATAAAAGATATACTAGATATCATGAGACAAAAACAAAAAATAATGGCAATTGTTATTGACGAATATGGAGGATTTTCAGGAATACTTACAATAGAAGATATAGTAGAGAAGATCTTTGGTGCAATATTTGATGAATATGATTTCGAAGAAAAAAAACAACTTATTACTAAAAAAGATGAAAACATTTACCTAATATCAGGCGAGACCACATTTGATGAGATTGAGGAAACAGTTGGAATAAAAATTCAACATAAAGATTACATAAACACAATTGGAGGATACATCATGGATTTACTTGATAAAATACCCACGAGCGGAGAACAGGTTAATACAGAACATGGGGAATATTTAATAGAGGAAATACAGAACCACAAAATCAAAAAAATAACATTTAAAAAATTTGAAAAGGAATAA
- the hflK gene encoding FtsH protease activity modulator HflK — protein MLNNILKFFNKTYEYMIILIILVIILIITIANIFVVGPSEEAIVLRLGKLNRILEPGIHIKIPLIEEKAIVPVKIVQEVKFGFNANNNIEANLDENEGIIITGDLNIIKVEWLVQYKISDPYAFMFKVEDPEKTIIDIAKSSMNRLIGDNTIFEIINDNRVGVTEGVKASMNEIIKTYDLGIDIVQVQIRNAMPPKGKVYEAFEDVNIAIQDKNKFVNEGRKEFNQIIPKIRGEALKVLEEAKGYKESRINNALADTAIFNAILNAYIQDPEITIERIYNETMREILESRDNIEIIDKNLNNFLPFKEVK, from the coding sequence ATGTTAAATAACATCTTAAAATTTTTCAATAAAACATATGAATACATGATAATTTTAATTATACTAGTAATTATATTAATAATAACAATTGCAAATATTTTTGTGGTTGGTCCATCTGAGGAAGCCATTGTCCTGCGTCTTGGCAAGTTAAATAGAATACTTGAACCGGGAATACATATAAAAATTCCATTAATTGAAGAAAAAGCAATTGTACCGGTAAAGATCGTACAAGAAGTTAAATTTGGTTTTAATGCAAACAATAATATAGAAGCTAATTTGGATGAAAATGAAGGAATAATTATTACTGGTGACTTGAATATAATTAAAGTTGAATGGCTAGTACAATATAAAATCAGCGATCCATATGCTTTCATGTTTAAAGTAGAAGATCCAGAAAAAACCATAATAGATATTGCAAAATCATCAATGAACAGATTAATTGGGGACAATACTATTTTTGAGATAATTAATGATAATAGGGTTGGTGTTACAGAAGGAGTAAAAGCCTCTATGAATGAAATTATAAAAACATATGATTTAGGAATTGATATTGTGCAAGTACAAATCAGAAATGCTATGCCGCCAAAGGGAAAAGTTTATGAGGCATTTGAAGATGTTAATATTGCAATCCAAGATAAAAATAAATTTGTTAATGAGGGAAGGAAAGAATTTAATCAAATTATCCCAAAAATTAGAGGAGAAGCACTTAAAGTGCTAGAAGAAGCTAAGGGATATAAAGAAAGCAGAATAAATAATGCACTAGCTGATACTGCTATCTTTAATGCAATTCTAAATGCATACATCCAAGATCCAGAAATTACAATAGAGAGAATCTATAACGAAACAATGAGGGAAATTCTTGAAAGCAGAGACAACATTGAAATAATTGACAAAAACTTAAATAATTTCCTTCCATTTAAGGAGGTTAAGTAA
- the hflC gene encoding protease modulator HflC has protein sequence MKYILRFLFSIAKILAFTLTFGLVSLAIMQPLYILRENEISITTRLGKIERTENTAGLKYKIPFIENVQIFPKNILRWDGEPQRIPTGGEEKQLIWIDTTARWKIVDVNQFYTAIKTMNRASTIINAAIEPAVRGVIAKYPLLEIIRSSNDPIQRLSDGILTPQDATDNTTYKITKGRKIIENEIIEVSNQNTKDNGIEIVDVLIRKIGYDPSLIDSVHNRMISERQQVAEEQRSTGIAEKTEILGSIEKEKLKLLSEAKAEAAKIKAEGDHEAAKIYANAYSKNVEFYKFWQALESYKATLKDKRKIFSTDMDFFKYLHNKK, from the coding sequence ATGAAATACATACTAAGATTTTTATTCTCTATAGCTAAGATTTTAGCTTTTACATTAACATTTGGATTAGTATCGTTAGCCATAATGCAACCACTCTATATTTTAAGAGAAAATGAAATTTCAATTACTACAAGACTTGGTAAAATTGAAAGAACTGAAAACACGGCAGGACTTAAATATAAAATCCCATTTATTGAAAATGTACAAATATTTCCCAAAAATATACTTAGATGGGATGGAGAACCTCAAAGAATTCCAACAGGAGGAGAAGAAAAACAATTAATCTGGATAGATACAACTGCTAGGTGGAAAATTGTAGATGTTAATCAATTCTATACAGCAATCAAAACAATGAACCGAGCTTCCACAATAATCAATGCAGCTATTGAGCCTGCGGTTAGAGGTGTTATTGCCAAGTATCCTTTACTTGAAATTATTAGAAGTTCAAATGATCCAATTCAACGTCTATCTGATGGAATTTTAACACCACAAGACGCTACAGATAATACAACTTACAAGATCACAAAGGGTCGTAAAATAATTGAAAATGAAATAATCGAAGTTTCCAATCAAAATACAAAAGACAATGGAATTGAAATTGTCGATGTTCTGATTAGAAAAATAGGTTATGATCCAAGTTTAATTGACTCTGTACATAATAGAATGATTTCAGAAAGGCAACAAGTTGCAGAAGAACAAAGAAGTACAGGAATTGCCGAGAAAACAGAAATTCTTGGTAGCATTGAGAAAGAAAAGTTAAAGTTATTAAGTGAAGCAAAAGCTGAAGCAGCCAAAATTAAAGCTGAAGGAGACCATGAGGCTGCAAAAATTTATGCAAATGCCTATAGCAAAAATGTTGAATTTTACAAATTTTGGCAAGCACTAGAGAGTTACAAAGCAACTCTTAAAGACAAACGAAAAATATTCTCAACAGATATGGATTTCTTTAAATACTTACATAATAAAAAATAA
- the rsmD gene encoding 16S rRNA (guanine(966)-N(2))-methyltransferase RsmD, whose protein sequence is MFLKNDLEFVLMHVSAGKYKGWKVAFPKIGGVRPVMAIVREAFFSIIFNQIVGSSFLDVFAGTGIMSLEALSRGASLAHLVDYNKSSKSVLIKNFEVVSEPYKFCFKKAELFLKKRDLYYDLIYLDPPFGYSFKENLLKIISENESLNKDAKIIIHYPSRENLDSNILRLSKYDSRKYGGSRLDFFKVSPYV, encoded by the coding sequence ATTTTTTTGAAAAATGATTTAGAATTTGTCCTTATGCATGTAAGTGCAGGTAAGTATAAGGGATGGAAGGTTGCTTTTCCTAAAATAGGTGGTGTGCGTCCTGTGATGGCTATTGTTAGGGAAGCATTCTTTTCTATTATTTTTAATCAGATTGTAGGATCAAGTTTTCTAGATGTGTTTGCAGGTACGGGAATAATGTCCCTTGAGGCTCTAAGTAGGGGAGCTAGTCTTGCCCATCTTGTTGATTATAATAAGTCTTCTAAAAGTGTTTTGATTAAGAATTTTGAGGTGGTAAGTGAACCTTATAAGTTTTGTTTCAAAAAGGCTGAATTGTTTCTTAAAAAAAGGGATCTGTATTATGACCTTATTTATCTTGATCCGCCTTTTGGTTATTCTTTTAAAGAAAATTTGCTTAAGATAATCTCAGAAAATGAAAGTTTAAATAAAGATGCAAAAATTATTATTCATTATCCTTCAAGGGAAAATCTGGACAGCAATATTTTAAGACTTTCTAAATATGATTCTAGAAAATATGGAGGCTCAAGGCTTGATTTTTTTAAAGTTAGTCCCTATGTGTAG
- a CDS encoding UTP--glucose-1-phosphate uridylyltransferase, with amino-acid sequence MKGIILAAGYGTRFLPITKTIPKEMLPILNKPSIDYIIEEFTSSGIKEILIITSRRKGALDNYFDREIELETEFAKKYREDLLKKIKLKDINISFIRQNEMMGTGHALLQVKPWIGTESVIVAYPDDLHVGSPPLTAQLIELHKKTGKNILSVIENPKDINRYGVIELNKDNIHVKDIVEKPEIGKEPSNKASIGRFLYTHEFFKFLEEGFKLHQKGEYHHIYALKKLMSENKVLYKEIEGERLDIGDIGGYLEAIIKIAKRNDQLLQIIKDSLRTK; translated from the coding sequence ATGAAAGGTATTATCTTAGCAGCAGGGTATGGAACAAGATTCTTACCCATTACAAAAACTATTCCAAAGGAAATGCTACCAATTTTAAACAAACCGTCAATCGATTACATTATTGAAGAATTTACTAGTTCTGGAATCAAAGAAATACTAATAATAACCTCAAGAAGAAAGGGAGCTTTGGATAATTATTTTGATAGAGAAATTGAACTTGAGACTGAATTTGCTAAAAAATATAGAGAAGATTTGCTAAAAAAAATTAAACTTAAAGACATTAATATTAGCTTTATAAGGCAAAATGAAATGATGGGCACAGGTCATGCTTTACTGCAGGTAAAACCCTGGATAGGAACTGAAAGTGTAATAGTTGCATACCCTGATGATTTACATGTTGGATCCCCACCCTTAACAGCACAACTAATAGAATTGCATAAAAAAACTGGAAAAAACATATTATCTGTCATTGAAAATCCCAAAGATATCAACAGATACGGAGTAATAGAATTAAATAAAGACAATATTCATGTCAAAGACATAGTAGAAAAACCAGAAATTGGAAAAGAACCAAGCAATAAAGCATCTATTGGAAGATTCTTATATACCCATGAATTTTTCAAATTTTTAGAAGAAGGGTTTAAACTTCATCAAAAAGGAGAATATCATCATATTTATGCTTTAAAAAAACTCATGTCTGAGAACAAAGTATTATACAAAGAAATAGAAGGAGAAAGACTTGATATAGGTGATATTGGGGGTTATTTAGAAGCAATAATCAAAATTGCAAAACGCAATGATCAATTGCTACAAATCATCAAAGACTCACTAAGGACTAAATGA
- a CDS encoding BB_0208 family protein, protein MNISTKCQEFYDALSILKKYIHINIEEKILRYSILSKLYKLNEEAIKDLIKISQDYELKKNKINITLEEYYYEETQDQKIKNWILAIIREKNLLQIKKETNLISKRPGITYKLNSTNFLKIIEMQNNSKYTQEKKELYKQLILNFSSNLKIANLEPTIDILIAVKHRNKEKIRYIIKYNQSFQRLFKSSLRKKQSRVIKLKKLLILIYWPVGCLSKSLFNKILTKNYRYIIDEVLTLKYDEILKYLQTIKTLSLNEIFYKGSNKNSNFNYFFSEFTKYTPNDFQNTLKTYLFSLEKTAIKQYLEWFFKDKVPNKWKDFIFAIEYIKTHKLLNLNANIENMIIAKFKAEDFFVSFEKMNFNPYESSKIFQNKYIKKIFLQNVINYIKNNTTKIDTYGWIAFYIYADKDTKTKFSKDIKNFFKSKNFEIQNQIFVYFLSFYPNIDKKHFEFISEIMIHLDEDKITIPQEIIKMQKTSSNRLNYRKSYIFIQSLILRTRVFKILHKNIKLELLFKLEEFKTEKLLPAICYIICYYKPDALKEEQTISPKQKEEIIKFITLFTKEQNKFDFKTL, encoded by the coding sequence ATGAATATATCAACAAAATGCCAAGAGTTTTATGATGCTCTTAGCATATTAAAAAAATACATACATATAAACATAGAAGAAAAAATTTTAAGATACAGCATTTTATCAAAACTATACAAACTCAACGAAGAAGCAATTAAAGATCTTATCAAAATAAGTCAAGATTATGAACTTAAAAAAAATAAAATAAATATCACACTTGAAGAATATTATTATGAGGAAACACAGGATCAAAAAATAAAGAACTGGATCCTAGCAATAATTAGGGAAAAAAATTTATTACAAATAAAGAAAGAAACAAATCTTATTAGCAAAAGACCTGGAATAACATATAAATTAAACTCTACCAACTTTCTAAAAATAATTGAAATGCAAAATAACAGCAAATACACACAAGAAAAAAAAGAATTATATAAACAATTAATATTAAATTTCTCTAGTAACTTAAAAATAGCAAATCTAGAACCAACAATAGATATACTAATAGCCGTAAAACATAGGAACAAGGAAAAAATTAGATACATAATAAAATACAATCAATCATTTCAAAGATTATTTAAATCAAGCTTAAGAAAAAAACAAAGTAGAGTAATCAAGCTAAAAAAATTACTTATTTTAATCTACTGGCCAGTAGGGTGTCTATCCAAATCACTTTTCAATAAAATTTTAACAAAAAACTATAGATACATAATAGACGAAGTTTTAACCTTAAAGTACGACGAGATTTTAAAATACTTACAAACAATCAAAACTTTAAGTCTTAATGAAATCTTTTACAAAGGATCAAATAAAAATTCTAATTTTAATTACTTTTTCAGTGAATTTACAAAATATACCCCAAACGATTTTCAAAATACTTTAAAAACTTATTTATTTTCACTTGAAAAAACCGCAATAAAACAATACCTAGAATGGTTTTTTAAAGACAAAGTACCAAATAAATGGAAAGATTTTATATTTGCAATTGAATATATTAAAACACATAAACTGCTAAACCTAAATGCAAATATAGAAAATATGATCATAGCAAAATTTAAAGCAGAAGATTTCTTTGTATCTTTTGAAAAGATGAATTTCAACCCATATGAAAGTTCAAAAATATTTCAAAATAAATACATAAAAAAAATATTTCTACAAAATGTAATAAATTACATAAAAAACAATACGACAAAAATAGATACATACGGATGGATTGCATTTTACATCTATGCGGACAAAGATACTAAAACAAAATTCTCAAAAGATATAAAAAACTTTTTTAAGAGCAAAAATTTTGAAATTCAAAATCAAATATTTGTATATTTCCTATCCTTTTATCCAAATATTGATAAAAAACATTTTGAATTCATATCAGAAATAATGATACACCTTGATGAAGATAAAATCACAATACCTCAAGAAATAATAAAAATGCAAAAAACAAGTTCTAACAGGTTAAATTATCGTAAATCATACATTTTCATCCAATCATTAATTTTAAGAACAAGGGTATTTAAGATATTACATAAAAATATTAAACTAGAACTGCTATTTAAATTAGAAGAATTTAAAACTGAAAAACTACTACCTGCCATATGTTATATTATTTGTTATTACAAACCAGATGCACTCAAAGAAGAACAAACAATCTCACCCAAACAAAAAGAAGAAATAATAAAATTCATTACACTTTTCACTAAAGAACAAAATAAATTTGATTTTAAAACACTATGA